The Pseudomonadota bacterium genomic interval AGTCGAACACGCTGATCGGACTTGCGGCCGCGAGCACTACTCGTACTTCTCGCGCTGCTTGGCGAGGTCGGCTTCGATGCGCTTCACTATCTCGGGGTCCCCGAGCGCCAGGATGCGAGCGGCGAGATAGGCGGCGTTCTTGGCGCCGTCGATGCCCACGCTCGCCACGGGAATGCCCGGAGGCATCTGTACCGTGCTGAGGAGCGCATCCAGCCCGTCGAGGGCGCCCGATCGCAAGGGCACGCCGATCACCGGCAGGCACGTGTGCGCCGCCACCACACCGGCGAGATGGTTGGCCATCCCGGCGCAGGCGATCAGCACTTCGACGCCCCGATCTCGAGCGTTGCGGGTGTATC includes:
- the purE gene encoding 5-(carboxyamino)imidazole ribonucleotide mutase; this translates as MSSLNEPRVAILTGSPNDLEVVRQAAHVLDKLGIASELKLMSAHRTPDLVLRYTRNARDRGVEVLIACAGMANHLAGVVAAHTCLPVIGVPLRSGALDGLDALLSTVQMPPGIPVASVGIDGAKNAAYLAARILALGDPEIVKRIEADLAKQREKYE